Part of the Bacillus sp. N1-1 genome, AGATCGTGGTATGGTGATGGCGGTTGCTAAAGCGAAGGAAGAAGGCAGTGATGCGATCATTTGCGCATCAACTGGTAACACAGCCGCTGCAGCAGCTGCCTATGGAGCAAGGGCAGGTTTACGCTGTATCATCGTTATTCCAAAAGGAAAAGTAGCGCTTGGAAAGCTAGCTCAGGCAATGATCTATGGTGCAGAAATTTTTGAGATTGATGGAAATTTTGATGAAGCGTTACGAATGGTTCGTGATATTGCTGAAACAGAACCGATTGCACTCGTAAACTCTGTTAATCCTTATCGTTTAGAAGGGCAAAAAACAGCGGCTTTTGAAGTGTGTGACCAGCTAGGAGAGGCTCCAGAAGTGCTAGCTATTCCTGTTGGGAATGCGGGTAATATTTCAGCTTATTGGAAAGGCTTCAAAGAATATGTCACAGAAGAAAATCGCCCACAAATGCGAGGATTTGAGGCAGAAGGATCAGCTGCAATTGTTCAAAAGAAAATCATTCCGAATCCGGAAACGATTGCTACGGCGATCCGAATCGGCAATCCAGCTAGCTGGCATCTGGCTGAGGAGGCTGTTATCGAGTCAAAGGGGAAAATTGATAGCGTAACAGATGATGAAATCCTGCATGCTTATCAGGAACTTGCTAAAAAAGAAGGTGTCTTTGCAGAACCAGCTTCATGTGCTTCAGTGGCAGGAGTGATGAAGCAAGTTGCTTCGGGTGAGATTAAGAAAGGAACAAAAGTAGTTGCGGTCTTAACAGGTAATGGATTGAAAGATCCTGCAACTGCGATGGACAATGTGATCGCAAAACCACGAGTTGTCGCAGCGGATAAAGCATCGTTTCTTGAAGAACTTAAGGGATGTGTCAGCCATTGATAAAAGACGAATGTCTTTACTTGAAAGTTCCAGGAAGCACGTCAAACCTTGGACCGGGATTTGATTCAATTGGTCTTGCCATCAATCGTTATTTACATGTAAAAATTGAACCTTCGACAGAATGGTCTTTTCACTATATTGATTTTGATGACCGTTTTCCATCTGGAAAAGACAATATGATCTATCAAACAATTGAAGAAATTGAGAGAAAGTATGGGAAAGGGAAAGAGGCGAGGCCTTTCGCTGTCACGATGACAAGCGAGCTTCCTCTAGAAAGAGGGCTTGGGAGTAGTGCAGCAGCGATTGTAGCGGCTGTAGAAATAGCAGATTATGCAATGGAGCTTGGTCTAACGCTAGAAGAAAAAGTGCAAATTGCGACGACGTTTGAAGGCCATGCTGATAACGTTGCTGCCTCTCTTTATGGTGGTTTAGTCATCGCTACAGGGCAAGAGGGTTTAGACACGATATCACATAAGGTAAAGGATTTAGAAATGGTAGCCTTAATTCCAAATCATAAATTGAAAACAACAGATTCTCGTTCTGTTCTTCCTAATATGCTACCTTATGAGGAAGCTGTGGAAGCGAGTAGCATTGCAAATCTTTTTATTGGGGCAGCCCTCCAAAATAATTGGAAGTTAGCTGGTAAATTAATGGCGCGTGATCTTTTTCATCAGCCATATCGAAAGC contains:
- the thrC gene encoding threonine synthase; its protein translation is MSWNGLIKHYKEYLPLTEETPQLTLNEGNTPLLKLDQLSDELGISLHVKIEGANPTGSFKDRGMVMAVAKAKEEGSDAIICASTGNTAAAAAAYGARAGLRCIIVIPKGKVALGKLAQAMIYGAEIFEIDGNFDEALRMVRDIAETEPIALVNSVNPYRLEGQKTAAFEVCDQLGEAPEVLAIPVGNAGNISAYWKGFKEYVTEENRPQMRGFEAEGSAAIVQKKIIPNPETIATAIRIGNPASWHLAEEAVIESKGKIDSVTDDEILHAYQELAKKEGVFAEPASCASVAGVMKQVASGEIKKGTKVVAVLTGNGLKDPATAMDNVIAKPRVVAADKASFLEELKGCVSH
- the thrB gene encoding homoserine kinase, with amino-acid sequence MIKDECLYLKVPGSTSNLGPGFDSIGLAINRYLHVKIEPSTEWSFHYIDFDDRFPSGKDNMIYQTIEEIERKYGKGKEARPFAVTMTSELPLERGLGSSAAAIVAAVEIADYAMELGLTLEEKVQIATTFEGHADNVAASLYGGLVIATGQEGLDTISHKVKDLEMVALIPNHKLKTTDSRSVLPNMLPYEEAVEASSIANLFIGAALQNNWKLAGKLMARDLFHQPYRKHLVPDLEQVHEFAISHGGYGAALSGAGPTLVVFAPSGSSEYLQQSLAKRFPLYQCEVLHPTSTGIEVTVGAYENQSI